The Nitratidesulfovibrio sp. SRB-5 genomic sequence CTGAAGGCGAATTCCATCTTGTTGCGAAAGCCGCGCTCGGCGGGGGAGGCCAGGATGGGCAGCACATTGGCGTCGCGCAGGCCGCCGATGCGCCCCAGCGCGTCAACCACGAAGCGCTCCTTCCAGCGCAGTTGCTCGACGTAGGGCAGGTCCTGCCAGGCGCAGCCGCCGCAATCGCCGAAGTGGGCGCAGAACGGGGCACACTGCACGGGCGACGGTTCGAGCACGGCGTCCAGCGTGGCCTCGGCAAAGCGGCGCTTCACCGTGGTCAGTTTGGCGCGCACGCGCTGGCCGGGCAGGCCGCCCGCCACGAACACGACGCGGCCCTCGTGGCGGCACACGGCGCGGCCGCCAGCGGCAAGGGCATCCACGGTCAGTTCCAGAAGGTCGCCGGGGCGGGGGGTGGTATCGGACATGGTGTCTCCAGAAAAATGTTATGAATGCGGCGACCGGGGTGGCCGCGCGTGCGTGCAGTGTTGTTTCGGCCCGCCAGGCCCGTTCTGGCCCGTACGGCCTCGTGGCGTGCGCCATTTGAAACGGGCGGAATGGGCGGGGCGTTAATTGTGTGTGTGGGTGCCCCGTTCGGGTCTGCCGGTTCCCGGTGTCATTTCTGCCGGGGGCAGGGCCGGGCCATGTACAGCGGGACGACGCGCGAGGCAAGTGCGCGCCGGGCTTGCCATGTGCGGTCCTTGTGCGGGAATTCACGATGCGCTTGACATTTGCCGGAAAAGCGGCAAGTAATCTGCGGACCTGGAGTGTTCACGTCTATCCCCGCCCGATGCGCGGCGACCGTCTTGTGCGGTCGCGTGCCGCAGTCGGGCCGCACAAGGAGTCCGGACATGCTGAACGAACTGATTCAGAATGCGATGCATTCGAGCCCGCAGGGTTTCCTGGGCGTCAGCCTGATCGCCATCTACTTCTGCGTCATCGTGGCTACCGCCTTTTACCGTATCGGTAAGGGCGACCACATGCATCATTAGAAGGGACCGCAGAACGAAGGAATCAAGGACGGGCGTGCCCGCCGGGTTTCTTCAGCGCCGTGCCGCGCCACTCGCCGGGGCGTCGCGGGTTTTTCGGTGCGTCACGCGCGCATCGCCAGTTTTCCGCAGGGGCCGTCCGCAGGGGCGGCCTTTTTGCGTGCGCTGCGCCCGGCGGAGCGGGAGGAACCGTAGGCAGCCTTCGATGTCGCCCTGCGTCTGCTCGTCCCGCATGTGCCCGCTTTGTTCTGTTGATCTCCGTCCAGTTCCGTGCCGTTGCGTCCTGTTCCGTCCGGTTCCGCCCGATCCGCTTCCGCGCCGTCACACCCGCAGGCGGTCCTCCATGATGTCCATCAGGTAGCGGCCATAGTCGTTCTTCAGCATGGGGGCTGCCAGCGCGCGCAGGGCATCGTCGTCGATGTAGCCCTTGCGCCAGGCGATTTCCTCGATGCAGGCGATTTTCAGGCCCTGCCGGTCCTGCACGGCCCGCACGAACGAGGCCGCCTGATGCAGCGATTCGAAGGTGCCGGTATCCAGCCAGGCTACCCCGCGTCCCAGGAATTCCACCGACAGGTTGCCTTCGCGCAGGTACAGGTTGTTCAGGTCGGTGATTTCCAGTTCGCCGCGCGGCGATGGGGCAAGCCGGGCGGCCAGTTCCGGCGCGCGCCCGTCGTAGAAATAGAGCCCGGTGACGGCAAAGCGCGACTTGGGCGCGGCGGGCTTTTCCTCGATGCTGATGACCTTGCACGCCGTGTCAAATTCCACCACGCCGTAGCGTTCCGGGTCGCGCACCTTGTAGCCGAACACGACGCCGCCCTTTTCCAGCTTGGCGCACTGCCGCAGCAGCGAGGGCAGCCGGTCGCCGTAGAACAGGTTGTCGCCAAGAATGAGACAGCTGGGTTCCCCGGCCAGAAAGTCGCGCGCCAGCAGAAAGGCCTGGGCCAGGCCTTCGGGGCGGGGCTGTTCGATGTAGGTGAACGAAAGGCCCAGTTGGGAGCCGTCGCCCAGCAGTTCGCGAAAGCGCGGCTGATCCGCCGGGGTGGTGATGATGCATATCTCGCGGATGCCCGCCAGCATCAGCACCGACAGCGGGTAGTAGATCATGGGCTTGTCGTACACCGGCATGAGCTGCTTGGAGACGCCCATGGTGATGGGATAGAGCCGCGTGCCGGAACCACCGGCGAGAATGATGCCTTTCATGCCGACCTCACTGATGAATGGTGCCGCGCAGGGCACGGCAGTGCGGCATGGTAGCCGGGACGGGGCGGGAAGGGAAGGGGGATGCGCGCCGGGGCCGGGGTGATGGGGGGAAGGAGCAGTCCGCCGCGGACGTGCCGGGAATATGGGGAGGGGGATGGCCTGTGTTCGGGCAACTGGAAATCGGCCTTGGCCGTCATGCCATAACGTCGGCCTTGGCCGCATGGCAGGATGTCGGCTTTCGCTGGCGCAACAAAAAAGGCGGTTTTCGCCTGCACAACAAAAAAACGGCTTTCGCCGTTTTGGGGCCCTTTGCGGCAAGGGCCTGGGGGGTGTGCTCGCGTTTTTGGTGGTCCGGGGGGAACAGCCTTGGGGGAGGGCCTTGGTGCGGGGTTCCCCCCGGACGCGAGACGAGACACACTCGAGAAGGGATATATCCCCGGAACCATGGGCCGTCTGTTAGAAATTTCGCGGAGGCTGGTAGTGTCTGGGGGTGAGCGGTCGCTGACATACGGTATCGTTGGAGAAAGGAGAAATTCTAACGCAGGTGTGGCACGGTGGCCGTTGCCGATGGGGGGAAATC encodes the following:
- the rfbA gene encoding glucose-1-phosphate thymidylyltransferase RfbA, with protein sequence MKGIILAGGSGTRLYPITMGVSKQLMPVYDKPMIYYPLSVLMLAGIREICIITTPADQPRFRELLGDGSQLGLSFTYIEQPRPEGLAQAFLLARDFLAGEPSCLILGDNLFYGDRLPSLLRQCAKLEKGGVVFGYKVRDPERYGVVEFDTACKVISIEEKPAAPKSRFAVTGLYFYDGRAPELAARLAPSPRGELEITDLNNLYLREGNLSVEFLGRGVAWLDTGTFESLHQAASFVRAVQDRQGLKIACIEEIAWRKGYIDDDALRALAAPMLKNDYGRYLMDIMEDRLRV